One region of Roseovarius faecimaris genomic DNA includes:
- a CDS encoding MFS transporter, translating into MTRIVHLADAHTQPFWRRPVTLLFLMAMAMPVAFSTWSALLNNFTIEVAGFDGSDIGWLHTVREIPGFLAVGVIAIIIFMREQVLGLVSLVLLGVATAITAWFPTMGGILTITMLSSIGFHYYETVNQSLQLQWIDKARAPQTLGWLIAAGSGATLVVYLLIVLTWESLGLTYNMVYLASGGFTALVALFCLAAYPQFEAPNPQIKKMILRRRYWLYYALQFMSGARRQIFVVFAGFMMVEKFGFEVHEVTALYLINLVANMIFAPLMGRAVFVFGERNTLAFEYIGLAIVFLAYGGLYYFGWGVLLAATLYVIDHMLFALALALKTYFQKIADPGDIAPTAAVAFTINHIAAVFLPALLGYLWLVSPAAVFFLAAGMAVISLTLALMIPRHPEPGNETVFSRFVPAPAE; encoded by the coding sequence ATGACCCGCATCGTTCATCTTGCCGACGCCCACACCCAGCCGTTCTGGCGCAGGCCGGTGACGCTTTTGTTCCTTATGGCCATGGCGATGCCCGTCGCCTTTTCCACCTGGTCGGCGCTGCTGAACAATTTCACCATCGAGGTCGCGGGCTTCGACGGCTCAGATATCGGCTGGCTGCATACAGTGCGGGAAATCCCCGGATTCCTCGCCGTGGGGGTCATCGCCATCATCATCTTCATGCGCGAGCAGGTGCTCGGGCTGGTCTCTCTGGTGCTCCTGGGCGTGGCGACGGCGATCACCGCCTGGTTTCCCACCATGGGCGGTATTCTGACCATCACCATGCTCAGCTCGATCGGGTTTCACTATTACGAGACGGTCAACCAGTCACTGCAGCTGCAATGGATCGACAAGGCCCGTGCGCCGCAGACGCTCGGATGGTTGATTGCCGCGGGGTCAGGGGCGACACTCGTGGTTTACCTGCTGATCGTACTGACGTGGGAGAGCCTGGGACTGACCTATAACATGGTCTATCTCGCCTCTGGCGGGTTCACGGCGCTGGTTGCTCTTTTCTGCCTTGCCGCCTATCCGCAATTCGAGGCTCCGAACCCGCAAATCAAGAAGATGATCCTGCGTCGGCGCTACTGGCTCTATTATGCGCTTCAATTCATGTCGGGCGCGCGGCGGCAGATTTTCGTGGTTTTTGCCGGGTTCATGATGGTCGAGAAGTTCGGCTTCGAGGTGCATGAGGTCACGGCCCTTTATCTGATCAACCTTGTGGCCAACATGATCTTTGCCCCGCTGATGGGGCGGGCGGTGTTCGTTTTTGGTGAGCGCAACACGCTGGCCTTTGAATATATCGGGCTGGCGATCGTGTTCCTTGCTTACGGCGGTCTCTATTATTTCGGCTGGGGCGTGCTGCTGGCCGCGACGCTCTATGTGATCGACCACATGCTCTTTGCGCTGGCACTGGCGCTCAAGACTTATTTCCAGAAGATTGCCGATCCGGGCGATATTGCCCCGACCGCCGCCGTGGCCTTTACGATCAATCATATCGCGGCGGTCTTCTTGCCTGCATTGCTTGGCTATCTCTGGCTGGTGTCGCCTGCGGCGGTGTTCTTCCTTGCGGCGGGAATGGCGGTGATCTCGCTGACGCTGGCGCTGATGATCCCGCGCCACCCGGAGCCGGGCAATGAAACCGTCTTCAGCCGGTTCGTGCCTGCACCTGCCGAATAG